A genomic stretch from Fodinibius salinus includes:
- the ispF gene encoding 2-C-methyl-D-erythritol 2,4-cyclodiphosphate synthase, with translation MRIGYGYDVHRLEPECLLILGGVQIPFEKGLVGHSDADVLLHAIADALLGACALGDIGQHFPDSDEKFEDIDSRILLREVRELLREKNFKVVNIDATIVAEQPKLASYIPQMRKHIAKDVNMEQERVSVKATTSEKIGFEGTMKGISARAVTLVREV, from the coding sequence ATGCGCATAGGATACGGTTACGATGTACACCGTCTTGAGCCTGAATGCTTACTGATACTGGGGGGAGTACAGATTCCATTTGAAAAGGGGTTAGTAGGTCATTCTGATGCTGATGTGTTGCTGCACGCAATTGCTGATGCATTGCTAGGGGCCTGTGCACTGGGAGATATTGGGCAACATTTTCCCGATAGTGATGAGAAGTTTGAAGATATTGACAGCCGTATTCTATTACGCGAGGTTAGGGAGTTGTTACGGGAAAAGAATTTTAAGGTTGTTAATATTGATGCTACTATTGTTGCTGAGCAACCTAAGTTGGCATCATACATTCCACAGATGCGAAAACACATAGCCAAAGATGTCAATATGGAGCAGGAACGGGTGTCGGTTAAGGCTACAACTTCCGAAAAAATTGGATTCGAAGGTACGATGAAAGGTATATCGGCGCGAGCTGTAACGCTGGTAAGAGAGGTATAG
- the ispD gene encoding 2-C-methyl-D-erythritol 4-phosphate cytidylyltransferase has product MTSKALIIPAAGSGSRLGTEIPKPYLRLAGQTILHHSISRFLSLDGLSQVVIATSPQYIDRSEEILDNLLPASIVGICVEGGTERQDSITNALNKVGDVGLVMVHDAVRPFVNEASITECCKVASKVGSAVLGIPAKDTIKRIDEEQYVQETPPRKLLWQTQTPQVFQKQIIMEAYEQAASNNIEATDDASLVERLGKKIKMVEGNRSNIKITYPLDLQLAKQLINNEQ; this is encoded by the coding sequence GTGACTTCAAAAGCACTTATTATTCCGGCAGCAGGTTCAGGGAGCCGTCTGGGTACGGAAATTCCAAAGCCTTATCTTAGGCTGGCCGGGCAAACAATTCTACATCATTCCATTAGCCGTTTTCTTTCTCTTGATGGGCTTAGCCAAGTTGTCATTGCTACATCGCCACAGTATATAGATAGGTCCGAGGAGATATTGGATAATCTCTTGCCGGCGTCTATTGTTGGTATTTGTGTAGAAGGAGGGACCGAACGACAAGATTCTATTACAAATGCGCTCAACAAAGTAGGGGATGTTGGTTTGGTGATGGTGCATGATGCTGTTCGCCCTTTTGTAAATGAAGCATCAATCACCGAGTGTTGTAAGGTAGCTTCAAAAGTTGGGAGTGCGGTGCTGGGTATTCCTGCTAAAGATACCATCAAGCGGATAGATGAAGAGCAGTATGTCCAGGAAACGCCGCCTCGGAAATTGTTGTGGCAAACACAGACACCGCAGGTTTTTCAAAAGCAGATAATCATGGAGGCCTACGAGCAAGCGGCCAGTAATAATATTGAAGCCACAGATGATGCATCCTTAGTTGAGCGGTTGGGCAAGAAGATAAAGATGGTAGAGGGTAATCGGTCTAATATTAAAATTACTTATCCTTTGGATCTGCAGCTGGCCAAACAATTAATAAATAACGAGCAATAA